tcatagatgaaccaaataagatattcgacccacgaaattgatatGTGAGACTGTCTAATAAGAAATTTTGtatcattattttatattaaacccaaatattttaataattagatcaAAACTaagaaatcaaattaaatatattattacttTACATCGAACTCAGTcgttttaacaattattattacaCATTTTTTATTACATCGAATTTCACTATAGTAAAATGGACCTTTACAAGGAAATATTTATCCAATACATACTTTCAGATAAAATTGTAATTTGGGAGACAGGATCCGGGAAAGTGGCGGGAAGGCTGACGGCGTCTGAGTCATCGTGAGATCAGAGGGCAGAATTGATTGCGGTAACGTGGCAGTTAAGTCAAGAGAGGTTAGCTGACAAACGGAAGCGTTAATCGGCCTTGGTAAATGGAACTAATGAAGACTTAGTGGAAGTACACGACGACACAATACATTCCCGGTTGTTTTGTTAGTACATTAATTAATTGAGAGAGTGATAATAATAACTGATaatcacattattattaagttttgaaacacgaggttttgactttttttagtatttaaattatttgagtTGAATTATTATCATCGTTCATTGTTATCGGTAAAATAATAATCGTTCATTTTTATAAGAGAGAATGTCATATATCTGATTATCATAAATTACAATAAAGAGTGCAATTGTTAAGATGTTGATTGTTGAGTTGCGATGATTAGTCAATGATGAGTAAAACGATCGAAAACATAATACTCGAGTTATcaattttaaagatttatgttgcACTATTGTCATTCACCATCGTTAAAGGTcgttttcaaatttatatttatcatttaGTCTTAATATAGTTTTTTggtcttatatatttttttattttagttttttatattATCCAATGTAAGTATggtattgtatttcaaattttgaaatttttagttttttttttttcaaagtgCTAAGGTGTTAATATTTATGTCCGAACAAAATCAGCATCGCGTACTAACATACTTGcttatattgaaaaaattatataaattgccaacaaaataaatttagcaGACTAAGTCGTAAATtaacaatataaaaaaacaaatacaaagaataaaaaaatgcaGTTTCCCTGAAATTCTCAAAATTAAGAGTTATTCGATGAACGCCATAATTACATGTACAATATTTATAAAATGGGAAAATAAGTTCGAGCAAGGTAATAATAATAGGATACTTTGCGAGATTGTCTTTATCGgggaataatatttttttaaaaaaaagacttAAATTTCACAAAACTTTCCAAACAAACTGAAAAGTCatgatttcatttcatttccaAAAAGATGAAGATTTCATTATCTATGTACGACAAAGTGAATCACAGTTTGGTTAGGGCtgggaaaatataccgaaatatcgaaataccgaaatatcgtaccgaaaaaataccgaaattaccgaaaaaatcaatataccgaaaatttcggtacggtatgataccgtaccgaaattttcggtatcggtatcggtatcggtaagtacatattttttttttcggtatttcggtatataccgaaataccgaaaataaatttttttttaaatttaagttcggtatacagaaaatattttcggtataccgacatttttcCGGTGTCggtatgaattttttcatatcgaaaattcggtataccaaaCATTCGGTATATCGAATTTCCGatatcggtatcggtatggattttttcataccgatatttacggtacgATATACGGTACCGTGGTTCGGTACAGTATACCGTACCCACCCCTAGTTTTGGTGGGGACATTAATTTTAGATAAtatgttttctataaatttatcttttaaaattatattaaaggATTCGTCAACAaccatgtatttttatttttctaaaaaaatatatattttattgtagATGACTATTCATAAATAGTATAACgagataatgaaattgaaatatCTCCATTTACTTTTTAGAGTATAGACAATCTCATttatctttatctgtgagatggtcaaccctactgatattcataataaaaagtaatactcttagtataaaaaataatattttttcatagatgacccaaataaaagacatgccttacaaaatacgatcttTGAGACCggctcacacaagtttttacctacTTTTTAAAAGCTGTGTACAATTTTTGCATGATCTAAAAACAAAATACAATAATTTCCAAGACTAATGAAAAATTGTACTAAAATTATCGATAAGGTTAAGAGTAAAAAAGTATGTACTGctagaaaataaaatgaaaatttaattttatattaaaaaacacccataatatatatatacgcaAAATAATAGTTTGGGTTTGGTggatcttatttaatttttggatattttaatttatcCGTGACATCAATAATTCAATGAATTTCGTTGCTTAACATAGGATTATTATTAAATTCTAGCTGCTCACAATCAATTCTGTGAATATAAATGCCTTGTCCAACAAAGGGTTTtatgattttgaaatttaagtTTCGTGTCCATTATTATTCATAATAAATTCTTTGAAATATGTACATCAGTTATTGTTTTATCATAAGTTTTATGAATAATAGGAAGAAACtccttaaaaattatataattaatttactaaaaaataatatctccTTAATATAGAAGATATTGATCTTTGTACATCACGggaagatatatttttttaaatctaaattACGAAAATTGATTTAGTGTTGTGCACATAATTAGAGTAATCATAATAGAAATCTTTTCGTATGATTTTACTAATTATAACAACTCGTGTAGCATTATAAACCGTATTATTATTCGGCTTCCGTCAAGATATATTGACTCTTACTCATATGTATATTATAAGACACAAAAACTTACATGAGACAGTTTACGAGTTACTTTTGagaaacatataatttttatgtcaaaatttttattattttttattttaaatatgagaaatattgatttatcttaCGAATAAAAATGTGTGATATCGTCCGAATGAACTACTAATTTTAAGAAGTGAACATCATTCGGATTCCTAAATTACCTACACAACtaagaattaaatataaaatctcatgGGTTTGAGGCCtagtttttgtcattttaggTTTATTTTTTCCAGAAATTATTTTGCCAACAAATTTGGATcatcaatattatattatatataatcagATTTATTATTATCGACAAGAACAAAGTACCTATTAAATAGCAGCAAGAGAAGAATGGAAGGGTATTCCCGGTAAAGAACTATCTCTACGGCGACCTCTAGTGTCAGTAAAACAATGGAATCGAGGTGAAGAGAGACAAGAATTGAATGAAATTCAGAGATCAGTCCACATTTGCATTGGCGCAGATTTcgtgaatatatttttttcactgTATGTTTCCATATAAACGTTATACATAATTAATCAATGGTACAGAAGTCAGTGCATCATTGTTCTTACACAAATCTCTGTATTTTCTCTCAAGAATCATCACATCTGTGTTGTATATCGAAGGAATGCGAGTAGTACAAAAagatcttttgatttttttacggTACGTGATCTGGGTTAATGTTTTTTAATTACAATTTCACGAATTCGGGTTGTTCACCATTCAGTGCTGAGCTGAATGGTGTGTATGCAGAATGCTATATATAATTCACCTGCTCTCTCTTTCACAGACGCAGCGCACGCATACTCttaacaaatttatattttatttcaaaaattaaaaaatttacttttagtATTTGCGCAGTACAAAAGAATGTTTTGATTTTCTTGGGATTTTAGCCTGCGGTGGGACATTCATGTTTTGTTTCATCAATCTGAAATTGTTACTGTTGAATTTGAAAGCTCAGATCAGAGCATGTATGAAAAATCGTATTCACTTTCTCTCTTTGACAAACGCAAGTgtcgtttaaaaaaaaaaagtattttgaaCAAAGTTGTTTTAGCTTAGCTTAGCTGTTATGATGTGAGGAAAGGGGCATGAANCATTAACTTGATGTGAAAGCCAAAAGCAAAAGCACTGGTTTAGGCAGCACTAGAAAGTTAAGGGTTTCAGGAGTTTGTGTTTCACTTTTCTTGGTATTGCCTGATTGGTAATAGTAGAAGAAAAAGGAGGAAGAAAGTGGTTGATTTTGGATCCAAAGAACAGATAATTTTCATCTGAGATACCTGCGCCTTTTTCACAATCCGACCAATTTTCAATTCTCTGGTTTGGGAGGAGGTTTTGAAGGTGGAACTGGAAGTATTATATGTCCTATTTGCTGCCAAAAAATAAAGTTTCGTGCTTGGAAAAAAGGTCCTTGCGAACAGCTGACATGGTACCATCCCTGTTATCTGCATTGAAACAGTGTTTTACTTAATTTCTGCTCTTTGACTGGcaaagaagagaaaagaaagcAAACCTCATTGAGAAAACAATGATTCTTGCTTTACAGACTATGCATTTGGAAGAGGTGTGTCTCGTTGAAACTTCCTGATGACTTTTTAGAAAAAGAGAGCAGAAGTGGGATATTTTCTTCTGGGCTGATGAGTAGAGATTTGAAGAAAAGGGTGAAGCAAGACAAAGGTTGTGATGTTGCTGAAAAGGTTGTGGTTGCTGTGAAGGCATCCAAGGAGATTCATAAGAGTGCTCTGGTTTGGGCTCTGACCCATGTTGTTAAGCCTGGAGACTGCATTGTATTTCTTGTTGTCGCCAATTCACAAAATTCCTGTGAGATTATTCAAACTTTTGTTTGATTTCATTTGTTATTTCCTATTTGGATTTAGGCGTTGGTTCATTTGTATATTCCTGCTTGTTCATAGATGAAATCAATTCAAGAATCATATTGCAAGGGAAAAGTCGGCATAACCATGGCCGCGTTCATTGATTTCtgttttttgaaaaacaatGCGTTAAATACAATAGATATTTCACAAATGGTTGATGGAGATACTGTTGATTATTCTCCAACCTAAATCAGGTAGAAAGCTATGGGGCTTCCCCAGATTGGCCGGCGACTGTGCTAGTGTCCACCGGAGGTCACAGTCTGCTAATACAAGTGTGGACCGCAAATCTGATTTAACAGATTCTTGTTCTCAGATGATTCTTCAGCTGCAAGATGTTTACAACCCAAATGAAGTAAGCCAGATTTCTTATTTGTTAAAATTTGAGGTTTGCCTTTTTCCATGGCAATGATATATTTTCTGTTAATAATAATTCAGATCAATGTGAAGATAAATATTGTCCCGGGGACGCCATGTGGAGCCGTGGCTGCCCatgcaaaaagaaataatgtGAATTGGGTGGTCTTGGACAAGTAAGAACATCGCTCTTTTCTGTCTATTGATGCATCTATATCATTAGCTTGTGACGTATTTTAGCTTTTGTTGTTTGAATATTGTACAGGCATCTCAAACATGAAGAAAAACGCTGCATGGAAGAGTTGCAATGCAACATTGTGGTTATGAAACGGTCCCAACCGAAGATTCTAAGATTGAATTTAGTTGGATCACCTAGAAGGGAAAAAGAGTTGACTACGAATTCTGCCAAGGATCAGTCATCAAAGAAACAAGGAAATAACAATGATCCTCTTGGTTCAACCCTTGGTCCTCTTGTTACCCCCTCGAGTAGTCCTGAAACATTCACCGCAACAGAAGCTGGAACATCTTCAGTTTCAAGCTCTGATCCCGGAACTTCACCATTCTTCATTACCGCAGTGAAGGATGGCCTCAAGAAAGAGGACTTGTTAGGTTCGAAACAAGATCTAGATAATGGTGATTCGGCTTCAGAAACTGAGACAGAATATTTGTCGTCCTCCTCGAGCCTGAGGTTCCAACCACCTTTTGATGAACATCATGGGGAAAGCTCAAGACGAACTCATAATCGTTCTTTAAGTTCCGGAACCAGTATCCTTCTAGAAAAGCTTATTAAGCTAGATGAACAAGTCAGGTTTGGATCACCGAGGTATCTGTCGAATCATGATCTAAGTGGCAGTTTGAGGGAAGTAATTTCCACATTCAAGACTACTCCCCCTGGACCCCCTCCTTTGTGCTCTATATGTCAGCACAAGGCTCCTGTATTTGGTAAACCTCCGAGGTGGTTCACATATGCTGAGCTGGAGCATGCCACGGGAGGTTTTTCACGAGCTAACTTTTTGGCAGAAGGCGGGTTCGGATCTGTCTACCAAGGAGTCCTTCCAGATGGCCAGGCTATTGCGGTTAAGCAGCACAAATTAGCGAGTTCTCAAGGGGATCAAGAATTTTGCTCAGAAGTTGAAGTGCTAAGCTGTGCTCAGCACCGCAATGTTGTTATGCTAATTGGTTTCTGCGTTGAAGATAGCAGAAGATTGTTGGTATATGAGTACATCTGCAATGGATCACTTGATTCTTATCTTTACGGTAAGCTTTCAAAAACATTTTGTCCAAACTAACTTGCCTTCTTATTATTGCGGCCTGATTATACTCAATGCAATTGCATTGCTTCCAGGACGTCATCCAGATACATTAACATGGTCTGCACGTCAGAGAATTGCAGTCGGAGCTGCTCGAGGTTTAAGATATCTTCACGAAGAATGCAGAGTTGGTTGCATTGTGCATCGTGACATGCGGCCCAATAACATTCTTATTACTCATGATTTTGAACCCTTGGTACTAATCTTCTTAGATCAAGACTCTAAAACTCTTTACTATGCTCGAGAGCTtcccatatttttttaatagtagagtttcccaaaatttcaaatgttttcaACAGTTATTATAGTCATAAATATCTGATCTTTCTTTTTCTGCAAGGTGGGAGATTTTGGTCTAGCAAGGTGGCAGCCTGATGGAGAAACAGGAGTTGAAACTAGAGTAATAGGAACATTTGGGTAATATTCTTGAGCACTTGTTTGGTGTATTAAGATCCCCATTATCTATGATTGCTTTACAATATTCCAAATTCAGGAGCGTTGTGTGTTTTTAGGTACTTGGCACCCGAATATGCTCAAAGTGGTCAGGTCACCGAGAAAGCCGATGTTTACTCATTTGGCGTTGTATTGATGGAGCTAGTGGCTGGACGCAAAGCAATCGATATAAACAGGCCCAAGGGTCAGCAATGTCTTACAGAATGGGTATGTCTATTGTATATATACTCCGATGAAGAAGGTAGAATTACTGATGTGAATTTTTTATGGCAACTGATATATTGAAGGCACGCCCACTATTGGAAGCACATGCTATTGATGAACTCATAGATCCACGTTTAGGCAGCCAGTATTCGGAGAACGAGGTTTACTGTATGCTGCATGCTGCATCTTTGTGCATCAGTCGCGATCCTCTGGAAAGACCTCGCATGTCGCAGgtactaaaatatggttaaaccGTAAAAAATTAAAGCAAACTCAAAACCCACACACGAGAGATTAAGTTGTATAGCTGCTGATGTTACATATCTTTTTGGTTTTCATTCGTTTAAACTTGGTATCAGTTTATTTTACCTTACAAGACCATCTACCATTCACATTCTATCTTCGCTTCGCTAAATAGGTGCTCAGGATACTTGAAGGCGAAGTCATGGGTTCAACCCAGAGGTCCGTGACTGGCAAGATGCGGTCTGATCACCGGATACAAAACGAAGAGCATATGGACCATACCGTAAACAAGACATCCCGGCATTTTAATTCGAAGTTGTCACTCAACTCAAGATCGAAATTTCAGTGACCCGAGCAATTCCTGAAATTCATTCACACCACTCTCGGCAAATTGCTGTATGGTCAAAGCACTCAAGTATCGGATTGATAAAGATTTAATTTGGCTTAGTTTTAGTACCCTCAGGAACTAGGAAACTTTGTGCATCACCAAGATTGTTTTGGGGGGGTATTAGGTGAACGGGAGTGACTTTTTATGAATCAAGGAAAATTTGAATTCTTAGAAAAACGCATTTATAAAAACTCCTTTATTCTGAAAACGTATAGCAGTAattcaaaaaattcagaatttaTTTGTCGGTAGTCTAAAAATTgcatgaaaataagaaaaaccaaacgtagcatttttaaattttgaaataaactATTGAATTCAAGATGAAATCAACTACATGACTGGTATCGGGTTTCGCTCACGACTCAACTTCAATTTCTTACAACCAAATTCTTCATCATCGGCTGCTGAAACATTATCATCTTAAGCCTTGTTAGAAAATTATAGCCAtgtttatttttagaatttcaaagttttgagtttttgtatatacatagagtttagaaatgtatatattttaGTGTTTTCATTATTTTCTCTTAAATTTAGATGGGTTTCTACACATTGCACACTCGTAGCTTTTAGATTTAGATTATCTTTAAAATGAAACTTTGTAAACTGAATGTGACTTCACTAAAGTTGTCTAAACGATCCAATGGGGTTGCGGGAGATGTATCTATCCATTTCAAAGGCACTACTTAACACATACATCATATATTGGTTATACCTCTCGATAGTATATCTGGGTCACCTTCAGTCTGGGTTCTAGGTACGGTAGGGGAagatgtaattaattaacctcCATTTTGACTCCTGATTTGAAATATAACCACttcattttaattcatttatattttactattttacccttttaaaacatctttttttttaaccatATATCTCCAAATTCATCCGAATCATAAATTGTcaacaaatatcatttttcGTAGAAACAAAATTTCCGACTTTCTCTGACACTGCAGCCTTCCCAACCATTCACCAATAACACAACGTTGTAGACTAATATGTACATTTTCTTCTTTATTACAGACGTGAGGtctgtttctttcttttttcaatgAAGAActgattattaatttatttaattactttgaAAAAACATACACAAAACAAAAATGTCTCGTCTTGAGTTATGCATTCAATATTTCTTAGCGTGGACCATGCATTTCAAATAAAAGGACAACGTCAATACTTACTGCATCATAATATTTAGAATTCATTAGTaaacaataatatatatcaaaacttaccATCCCCAAGTTGGAGACTAGGTTTCGAGTTTGAgattcaattataataaatatctttttccaactcaaaaaaatttgataaaaatcctaaaaataaccAGCaacatccaaaaataaaaatattatctttgtTATGCCTTTACGAACTTTAACATCATTATCATAATTGAGTCTACCCCTGTATGCATGTGTTAAGAATTATTCATTTAAAGGGAATTATATCGATTTCAATTATTTACTTTAATTTGTCTCTTGTATCCAAATTCCTAAATCCATGCATTATCatttatgaatgtttaatctctttttttaaaaacttatgTGTTTCCGCTTCATAtgattaatgaataaaattatggCTGGAAAATAGATTACCAAAAACAATACATAGTAGAGACATAAAAGCGAGACGTCGATGTTGCGGAAATAAGAAGTAGAAGAAAAGATGAACATGATTTAGAGTATAACTTATAAAGAAGGATTTtgataacaaaatttttttgaatacaTAGGAGAACGATTAAATATTGTAGGAAGATACGAAAGCACAGTGTATGGAGCATGGTGGGAATGTGGAAAAAATTAGGATTTTGGGTTAGGTTAGTTGGGCTTTAGAATGCCAGGGCAAATTTGGAAAAATTAGGATTAGATTTCTAATTGAAGGTTAATTATCAAAGATTAAGTTAAAGAAGgtcaaaaatcaaaagaaaatgagaaagaAGGTTGTATATCTAATAGTCTCTTCTAGGTAGTCATGAAGTATGGAAAGTCGAACAAGCCGACCAGTGCTCAGAGGGAGTCAGGCTCGCAGATAAGAACTCGGGTAGTAAGAGTTTGGGTAATATAGCTAGTAGGTAGTGGTCTACATTATGTCCTCTTAAATGTGTAGACATAC
This genomic window from Primulina huaijiensis isolate GDHJ02 chromosome 7, ASM1229523v2, whole genome shotgun sequence contains:
- the LOC140980547 gene encoding inactive protein kinase SELMODRAFT_444075-like; protein product: MSRDLKKRVKQDKGCDVAEKVVVAVKASKEIHKSALVWALTHVVKPGDCIVFLVVANSQNSCRKLWGFPRLAGDCASVHRRSQSANTSVDRKSDLTDSCSQMILQLQDVYNPNEINVKINIVPGTPCGAVAAHAKRNNVNWVVLDKHLKHEEKRCMEELQCNIVVMKRSQPKILRLNLVGSPRREKELTTNSAKDQSSKKQGNNNDPLGSTLGPLVTPSSSPETFTATEAGTSSVSSSDPGTSPFFITAVKDGLKKEDLLGSKQDLDNGDSASETETEYLSSSSSLRFQPPFDEHHGESSRRTHNRSLSSGTSILLEKLIKLDEQVRFGSPRYLSNHDLSGSLREVISTFKTTPPGPPPLCSICQHKAPVFGKPPRWFTYAELEHATGGFSRANFLAEGGFGSVYQGVLPDGQAIAVKQHKLASSQGDQEFCSEVEVLSCAQHRNVVMLIGFCVEDSRRLLVYEYICNGSLDSYLYGRHPDTLTWSARQRIAVGAARGLRYLHEECRVGCIVHRDMRPNNILITHDFEPLVGDFGLARWQPDGETGVETRVIGTFGYLAPEYAQSGQVTEKADVYSFGVVLMELVAGRKAIDINRPKGQQCLTEWARPLLEAHAIDELIDPRLGSQYSENEVYCMLHAASLCISRDPLERPRMSQVLRILEGEVMGSTQRSVTGKMRSDHRIQNEEHMDHTVNKTSRHFNSKLSLNSRSKFQ